Proteins encoded by one window of Nicotiana tabacum cultivar K326 chromosome 10, ASM71507v2, whole genome shotgun sequence:
- the LOC107779541 gene encoding zinc finger BED domain-containing protein RICESLEEPER 4-like isoform X1 has product MAENIQSDKVMMGESGASNSNATSQAQTTEPNITKKRRKRFVVWDHFTEIITSKGSTKAKCDYCFIEYVFKTKDARFPILEEMARDVLAVPVSSVASECAFSTGGRLLDSFRSSLTPKLVQALVCLQDWLRNEKLKQPISIEEDLDKIEQLEQDLASNGKDSSVIDV; this is encoded by the exons ATGGCTGAAAATATACAAAGTGATAAGGTGATGATGGGTGAAAGTGGGGCTTCTAATTCAAATGCAACAAGTCAAGCTCAAACAACGGAGCCAAATATAactaaaaaaaggagaaaaaggtttgtTGTGTGGGATCATTTTACAGAAATTATTACTTCTAAAGGGAGTACAAAAGCAAAATGTGACTATTGCTTTATTGAGTATGTATTTAAGACCAAAGACG CTAGATTTCCTATTCTTGAGGAGATGGCTCGTGATGTATTAGCTGTTCCGGTTTCAAGTGTGGCATCCGAATGTGCGTTTAGTACGGGAGGACGtcttcttgattcatttaggagttcattaacTCCTAAATTGGTGCAAGCTCTAGTGTGTCTTCAAGATTGGCTTCGAAACGAAAAATTAAAACAACCCATTAGTATTGAGGAAGATCTTGATAAAATCGAGCAGCTTGAACAAG attTAGCCAGCAATGGAAAGGACTCTTCCGTAATTGACGTGTAG
- the LOC107779541 gene encoding uncharacterized protein LOC107779541 isoform X2, whose translation MAENIQSDKVMMGESGASNSNATSQAQTTEPNITKKRRKRFPILEEMARDVLAVPVSSVASECAFSTGGRLLDSFRSSLTPKLVQALVCLQDWLRNEKLKQPISIEEDLDKIEQLEQDLASNGKDSSVIDV comes from the exons ATGGCTGAAAATATACAAAGTGATAAGGTGATGATGGGTGAAAGTGGGGCTTCTAATTCAAATGCAACAAGTCAAGCTCAAACAACGGAGCCAAATATAactaaaaaaaggagaaaaag ATTTCCTATTCTTGAGGAGATGGCTCGTGATGTATTAGCTGTTCCGGTTTCAAGTGTGGCATCCGAATGTGCGTTTAGTACGGGAGGACGtcttcttgattcatttaggagttcattaacTCCTAAATTGGTGCAAGCTCTAGTGTGTCTTCAAGATTGGCTTCGAAACGAAAAATTAAAACAACCCATTAGTATTGAGGAAGATCTTGATAAAATCGAGCAGCTTGAACAAG attTAGCCAGCAATGGAAAGGACTCTTCCGTAATTGACGTGTAG
- the LOC107825495 gene encoding mitochondrial uncoupling protein 1 — translation MGDHGKIKSDISFAGTFASSAFAACFAEVCTLPLDTAKVRLQLQKKAVEGDLALPKYRGLLGTVGTIAREEGVASLWKGIVPGLHRQCLFGGLRIGMYEPVKNFYVGKDHVGDVPLSKKVLAALTTGALGITIANPTDLVKVRLQAEGKLPAGVPRRYSGALNAYSTIVRQEGIAKLWTGLGPNIGRNAIINAAELASYDQVKQTILKIPGFTDNVVTHLFAGLGAGLFAVCIGSPVDVVKSRMMGDSTYKNTLDCFVKTLKNDGPLAFYKGFIPNFGRLGSWNVIMFLTLEQAKKFVKNLESA, via the exons ATGGGGGATCACGGAAAGATCAAATCGGACATTTCATTTGCTGGAACTTTTGCTAGTAGCGCCTTTGCTGCTTGTTTTGCTGAG GTGTGTACTTTACCGTTGGATACTGCTAAAGTGAGGCTTCAGCTTCAAAAGAAGGCAGTTGAAGGTGATTTAGCTTTACCGAAATATAGGGGATTGTTAGGTACTGTTGGCACCATTGCAAGGGAAGAAGGAGTAGCTTCATTATGGAAGGGTATTGTACCTGGGTTACATCGTCAATGTTTATTTGGAGGTCTTCGGATTGGGATGTATGAACCT GTTAAAAACTTCTATGTTGGCAAAGATCACGTTGGGGATGTGCCATTGTCAAAGAAAGTTCTTGCTGCACTAACAACTG GTGCATTGGGCATTACAATTGCAAATCCTACCGATCTAGTTAAAGTACGTCTTCAAGCTGAAGGAAAATTGCCAGCAGGTGTGCCAAGGCGTTACTCTGGAGCTCTAAATGCATACTCAACAATAGTGAGACAG GAAGGAATTGCAAAGCTGTGGACTGGTCTTGGACCCAATATTGGGCGGAATGCCATCATTAATGCAGCTGAATTAGCAAGTTATGATCAAGTGAAGCAG ACCATTCTCAAGATTCCTGGGTTCACAGACAATGTTGTTACTCACTTGTTCGCTGGCCTTGGAGCTGGTCTTTTTGCAGTTTGCATAGGGTCCCCTGTTGATGTG GTTAAGTCGCGAATGATGGGAGATTCCACATACAAAAATACCCTTgattgttttgtcaaaacattgAAGAATGAT GGACCTTTAGCTTTCTATAAAGGCTTTATCCCAAATTTTGGACGCTTGGGATCGTGGAATGTCATTATGTTTCTGACATTGGAGCAG GCGAAAAAGTTTGTAAAAAACTTAGAATCAGCTTGA